The following are encoded in a window of Prevotella melaninogenica genomic DNA:
- the topA gene encoding type I DNA topoisomerase has protein sequence MQENLVIVESPAKAKTIEKFLGKDYKVMSSYGHIRDLKKKELSIDLDTLNPDYEIPDEKKKVVSELKKSAKAADKVWLASDEDREGEAISWHLCEVLGLDEDKTNRIVFHEITKPAILKAIESPRRLDMNLVNAQQARRVLDRLVGFRLSPVLWRKVKPALSAGRVQSVAVRLIVEREREIQNFNSEPYYRLNAVFAVTSEDGSKNEVKAELSKRFKTHEEALAFLELCKTSKFKVSSIAKKPLKRTPAPPFTTSTLQQEAARKLGFTVSQTMMVAQRLYEAGRITYMRTDSVNLSALAVEGCKTEIERLYGEDYGKVRKYQTHSKGAQEAHEAIRPTYIDNVSIEGTSQEKRLYDLIWKRTIASQMADAKIEKTTVNISLESEEAKNTSDLQFIANGEVVAFEGFLKVYHESTDDDENSEEFSHALPVMHEGEELERREIVSTERYSQGPNRYTEASLVRKLEELGIGRPSTYAPTISTIQQREYVQKGDRKGEERKYAVDSLLGLKISSKTKKEMAGADKGKLIPTDIGIVVNDFLMNNFPDIMDYNFTAKVEQEFDKIAEGKAEWNKEMKTFYQGFEPEVEKVMNARSEHKAGERELGLDPATGKPVFVKIGRFGPVVQIGSADDEDKPRFSQLPSDKSMEAITLDEALELFKLPRNLGQFEGTDVVIGAGRFGPYVLHDKKYTSLPKEEDPLTISLDAAINLIQKKRLQDAQRHLKTFEEDAKMEVMNGRYGPYIAYDGKNYRMPKNLHDKAAELTYEQCMDIVKNAPEPKRKK, from the coding sequence ATGCAAGAAAACTTGGTAATAGTAGAGAGCCCGGCAAAGGCTAAGACCATAGAGAAGTTTCTCGGTAAGGATTATAAGGTGATGTCATCTTATGGACATATCCGTGACTTGAAGAAAAAGGAACTTAGCATTGACCTTGACACGTTAAATCCTGACTACGAAATCCCTGATGAGAAGAAGAAAGTAGTCAGTGAACTGAAGAAGAGTGCAAAAGCTGCCGATAAGGTTTGGTTAGCTTCCGATGAGGACCGTGAGGGAGAGGCTATCAGCTGGCACCTTTGCGAGGTTTTGGGATTGGATGAGGATAAAACGAATCGTATTGTTTTCCATGAGATTACCAAGCCAGCTATATTGAAAGCTATCGAGTCACCACGTCGTTTGGATATGAATCTTGTGAACGCACAGCAGGCTCGTCGTGTACTCGACCGCTTGGTTGGCTTCCGTCTTTCACCAGTGTTGTGGCGCAAAGTAAAGCCTGCTTTGAGTGCAGGACGTGTGCAGAGCGTAGCCGTTAGATTGATTGTTGAGCGTGAACGTGAGATACAAAACTTCAATTCAGAGCCTTACTACCGCTTGAATGCAGTCTTTGCTGTGACCAGTGAGGACGGTTCAAAGAATGAAGTGAAGGCAGAGTTGAGCAAGCGTTTTAAGACACATGAGGAAGCATTAGCGTTCCTTGAACTGTGTAAGACTTCAAAATTCAAGGTTTCATCGATTGCTAAGAAGCCTTTGAAGCGTACGCCAGCTCCTCCATTTACCACCTCAACCCTCCAGCAGGAAGCTGCAAGAAAACTCGGATTTACGGTAAGTCAGACGATGATGGTTGCCCAAAGATTATACGAGGCAGGTCGTATTACTTACATGCGTACTGATAGTGTGAATCTTTCAGCATTGGCGGTTGAGGGTTGTAAGACAGAGATAGAGCGACTCTATGGCGAAGATTATGGTAAAGTAAGAAAGTATCAGACGCATAGTAAGGGTGCTCAAGAAGCGCACGAGGCTATCCGTCCAACTTATATCGATAATGTTTCTATCGAAGGAACAAGCCAGGAAAAGCGTCTGTATGACCTTATTTGGAAACGTACGATTGCATCACAGATGGCGGATGCTAAGATAGAAAAGACCACAGTGAATATATCACTTGAGTCAGAAGAAGCCAAGAATACCAGCGATTTACAGTTTATTGCGAATGGTGAGGTAGTGGCTTTCGAAGGTTTCTTGAAGGTATATCACGAGTCAACTGACGATGACGAAAACAGTGAGGAGTTCTCACATGCACTCCCAGTAATGCATGAAGGCGAAGAGTTGGAACGTCGTGAAATCGTGTCAACAGAGCGTTATTCACAGGGGCCAAACCGCTATACGGAAGCAAGTCTTGTGCGTAAACTCGAAGAACTCGGTATTGGTCGCCCTTCAACTTACGCCCCAACAATCTCAACGATTCAGCAGCGTGAATACGTGCAGAAGGGAGATCGCAAGGGTGAAGAACGTAAGTATGCAGTTGACTCATTGCTTGGTTTGAAGATTAGCTCTAAGACAAAGAAGGAGATGGCAGGTGCTGATAAGGGTAAACTTATCCCAACCGACATCGGTATCGTAGTAAATGACTTCCTTATGAATAACTTCCCTGACATCATGGACTACAACTTCACCGCTAAGGTTGAACAGGAGTTTGATAAGATTGCAGAGGGAAAAGCAGAGTGGAATAAGGAGATGAAGACCTTCTATCAAGGCTTTGAACCAGAGGTGGAGAAGGTGATGAATGCCCGTTCTGAGCATAAGGCTGGTGAACGCGAACTTGGTCTTGACCCTGCAACAGGCAAACCTGTGTTCGTAAAGATTGGTCGTTTCGGTCCTGTGGTACAGATTGGTAGTGCTGACGATGAGGACAAACCACGCTTCTCACAGCTCCCATCTGATAAGAGTATGGAAGCCATTACCCTTGATGAGGCTTTGGAATTGTTTAAGTTACCACGTAACCTTGGACAGTTTGAGGGTACAGATGTCGTAATTGGCGCAGGTCGATTTGGTCCTTATGTGCTTCATGATAAGAAGTACACATCACTGCCAAAGGAGGAAGATCCACTCACGATCAGTCTTGATGCGGCTATCAATCTTATTCAAAAGAAGCGTCTGCAGGATGCACAGCGTCACTTAAAGACCTTCGAGGAAGATGCTAAGATGGAGGTGATGAATGGTCGTTATGGTCCTTATATCGCTTATGATGGTAAGAATTACCGTATGCCAAAAAACCTTCATGATAAGGCTGCTGAGCTTACTTATGAGCAGTGTATGGACATTGTAAAGAATGCTCCGGAACCAAAGCGTAAGAAGTAA
- the speA gene encoding biosynthetic arginine decarboxylase, with amino-acid sequence MKKWTIEDSQELYNISGWGTSYFGINESGDVYVTPCKDNTQVDLRDVMDELALRDVTPPVLLRFPDILDNRIEKTSSCFEKARKEYDFKAENFIIYPIKVNQMQPVVEEIISHGRKFNLGLEAGSKPELHAVIAVQCQSDSLIICNGYKDQSYIELALLAQKMGKRIFIVVEKLNEIDLIARAAKKLNVKPNLGIRIKLASSGSGKWADSGGDASKFGLTSSELLQALETLDNKGLHDCLHLIHFHIGSQITKIRRIQTALNEAAQYYVNLRKMGYNVDFVDCGGGLGVDYDGTRSASSESSVNYSIQEYVNDCVYTFVDAANKNDIPHPNIITESGRSLSAHHSVLVIDVLETASLPEMSEDFEAKDTDHQLVKDLYDIWDNLDSRNMLEDWHDAEQIREEALELFSHGLVDLKTRAEIEAMYWSVCHEINNLAKNMKHVPDELRNMDKLLADKYFCNFSLFQSLPDSWAIDQLFPVMPIQRLNERPSRNATLQDITCDSDGKISNFVAMGRSSHVLPIHALKKNEPYYLGVFLVGAYQEILGDMHNLFGDTNAVHVSVKDGSYHINQIFDGETVEEVLEYVQYNPKKLVRQLEIWVTKSVKQGKISLEEGKEFLSNYRSGLYGYTYLE; translated from the coding sequence ATGAAAAAGTGGACGATTGAAGATTCTCAAGAGTTGTACAACATCTCAGGGTGGGGTACATCTTACTTTGGTATTAACGAATCGGGTGATGTGTATGTAACACCTTGTAAGGACAATACACAAGTTGACTTACGTGACGTTATGGACGAACTCGCCCTGCGTGATGTGACACCTCCAGTGTTGCTCCGTTTCCCGGATATTCTCGATAACCGTATCGAGAAAACATCCTCTTGCTTTGAGAAAGCAAGGAAGGAATATGACTTCAAAGCAGAGAACTTCATCATCTATCCTATTAAGGTAAACCAGATGCAGCCGGTAGTTGAGGAGATTATCTCCCATGGACGTAAGTTCAACTTGGGCTTGGAAGCAGGCTCAAAGCCTGAGTTGCACGCTGTGATTGCCGTACAGTGTCAGAGCGATTCGCTCATTATTTGTAACGGATATAAGGATCAGAGCTATATTGAACTGGCTCTGTTAGCACAGAAGATGGGTAAGCGTATCTTCATTGTAGTGGAGAAACTCAATGAAATCGACCTTATTGCACGTGCTGCGAAGAAGTTGAATGTAAAGCCAAACCTTGGTATTCGCATCAAACTTGCTTCAAGTGGTTCTGGTAAGTGGGCTGATAGTGGTGGCGACGCTTCTAAGTTTGGTCTTACTTCTTCTGAACTCTTGCAGGCTTTAGAGACGCTTGATAACAAGGGATTGCACGATTGTTTGCATCTTATCCACTTCCATATCGGTTCACAGATTACGAAGATTCGTCGTATTCAGACAGCTCTCAACGAGGCTGCACAGTATTATGTGAACCTCAGAAAGATGGGTTATAACGTTGATTTCGTTGACTGTGGCGGTGGTTTAGGTGTCGACTACGATGGCACTCGCTCTGCAAGTAGCGAGAGTTCTGTCAACTATAGCATCCAAGAGTACGTCAACGACTGCGTCTATACCTTTGTTGATGCAGCCAATAAGAACGATATTCCACATCCAAACATCATTACTGAGAGCGGTAGAAGTCTTTCAGCTCATCACTCTGTCCTCGTGATTGATGTGCTTGAAACTGCCTCTCTGCCTGAGATGTCAGAGGATTTTGAGGCAAAGGATACCGACCATCAGTTGGTAAAAGACCTCTACGATATCTGGGACAACCTTGATTCTCGTAACATGTTAGAGGACTGGCACGATGCTGAACAGATTCGTGAGGAGGCGTTAGAGTTGTTCTCTCATGGCTTAGTAGACCTAAAGACACGTGCTGAAATTGAGGCAATGTATTGGAGTGTATGTCATGAAATCAACAATTTGGCAAAGAATATGAAGCATGTGCCTGATGAGTTGCGCAATATGGATAAGCTTCTTGCAGATAAATATTTCTGTAACTTCTCTCTCTTCCAGTCTCTTCCAGACAGTTGGGCGATTGATCAACTCTTCCCTGTAATGCCAATCCAACGACTCAATGAGCGTCCATCACGTAACGCTACATTGCAGGATATCACCTGTGATAGCGACGGTAAGATTTCAAACTTCGTTGCAATGGGGCGCAGTAGTCACGTTCTTCCTATCCACGCATTGAAGAAGAATGAGCCTTATTACCTCGGAGTCTTCCTCGTTGGAGCTTATCAAGAGATTTTAGGTGATATGCACAACCTCTTTGGTGATACCAATGCCGTACATGTTTCAGTAAAGGATGGCAGCTATCATATCAATCAGATCTTTGATGGTGAGACGGTAGAAGAGGTATTGGAGTATGTTCAGTACAATCCAAAGAAGCTTGTTCGTCAACTCGAAATATGGGTGACAAAGAGCGTAAAGCAGGGTAAGATTTCACTTGAGGAGGGTAAAGAGTTCCTCAGTAACTACCGCAGCGGACTCTACGGTTATACCTATTTGGAGTAA
- a CDS encoding HU family DNA-binding protein — MAFFKKVKKKLTGLWYPEAITVGKPVTTDQVADRLALISTVSRGDTYAVLKDLGGVMASFMAEGRTVKLEGVGTFYYTINADKGIAKPEEVTAKQIKNVRVRFIPETSRTQNNKVATRSLVSDSIHWEEWKEEKKSPAPKPKEKENKEEGGPVAG, encoded by the coding sequence ATGGCATTTTTTAAGAAAGTAAAGAAAAAGCTAACAGGACTATGGTATCCAGAAGCAATAACCGTAGGGAAACCCGTAACAACCGATCAGGTGGCGGACCGCTTGGCATTGATTTCGACGGTGAGTCGTGGTGACACGTACGCTGTGCTGAAAGATTTAGGCGGCGTAATGGCATCTTTTATGGCAGAAGGTCGCACAGTGAAACTGGAGGGTGTGGGTACGTTCTACTACACGATCAACGCCGACAAAGGTATCGCGAAGCCTGAAGAGGTGACAGCAAAGCAAATTAAGAATGTCCGTGTCCGTTTCATTCCCGAGACTTCGCGCACACAGAACAACAAGGTTGCTACTCGCTCGCTGGTTTCTGATTCTATTCACTGGGAGGAGTGGAAAGAGGAGAAAAAGAGCCCTGCCCCCAAGCCGAAAGAAAAGGAGAATAAAGAAGAGGGTGGACCAGTGGCAGGATAA
- a CDS encoding peptidoglycan DD-metalloendopeptidase family protein has product MTFKKIVRTFALTSLLTLTAHSANAQDLLARQAPIDRRAKALDTMVINRLREAEDIEEPSSELYNDWNNNYAHRGGNLPDVYKIDLRGFHMPTPSRVITSNFGRRWGRRHQGLDIKVYIGDTIRAAFSGKVRVVKYDGNGYGKYIVIRHNNGLETIYGHLSKQIVSPNQTVRAGQPIGLGGNTGRSTGSHLHFETRLAGVALNPALFFDFANQDVTGDYYVFHRNTVAQESERATAARGTSSSLGYSRENIQGKGNQSHSSRQERNYNTDFSSHTPRNEASADNGKIFYHKVANGETLETIAKQHGISIEQLCRQNRIGRLTRVSEGQLLSITK; this is encoded by the coding sequence ATGACTTTTAAGAAAATAGTTAGAACTTTTGCACTAACATCTCTCTTAACCTTGACAGCCCATTCAGCAAATGCTCAGGACCTGCTTGCCCGTCAAGCACCAATCGACCGTCGTGCTAAAGCATTAGACACAATGGTTATTAATCGTCTTCGCGAAGCTGAGGATATCGAAGAGCCTTCATCTGAACTCTATAATGATTGGAATAACAATTATGCACACCGTGGAGGTAACCTTCCGGATGTATACAAGATTGATCTTCGTGGCTTCCATATGCCAACACCAAGCCGTGTGATTACAAGTAACTTCGGACGCCGTTGGGGTCGTCGTCACCAAGGATTGGACATCAAAGTGTATATTGGCGATACTATTCGTGCAGCCTTCTCTGGTAAGGTTCGTGTAGTAAAATACGATGGAAACGGATATGGTAAGTATATTGTTATCCGTCATAATAACGGTCTTGAGACCATTTATGGTCACCTTTCAAAGCAAATAGTAAGTCCAAACCAGACTGTTCGTGCTGGTCAGCCTATCGGATTAGGTGGTAATACTGGTCGTTCTACAGGTTCTCACCTTCACTTCGAAACTCGTTTGGCAGGTGTAGCTTTGAATCCAGCACTCTTCTTCGACTTTGCTAACCAAGATGTTACTGGCGACTACTATGTATTCCATCGCAACACTGTCGCGCAAGAGTCTGAGCGTGCAACAGCTGCTCGTGGTACTTCTTCAAGCCTTGGTTACTCTCGTGAGAACATTCAGGGCAAAGGCAACCAAAGTCATAGTTCACGTCAGGAAAGAAACTACAACACTGATTTTTCAAGTCATACTCCACGTAATGAGGCAAGTGCTGATAATGGAAAGATTTTCTATCACAAGGTTGCTAATGGTGAAACCTTAGAAACGATAGCCAAACAACATGGCATCAGTATCGAACAGTTGTGCCGTCAGAACCGCATAGGCAGATTGACACGAGTATCAGAAGGACAGCTACTCTCGATTACGAAGTAA
- the recG gene encoding ATP-dependent DNA helicase RecG, whose translation MDILSQDIMYLPGVGPHRKEILGKELGIHTYRDLLEYFPYKYVDRTKLYLISELSQDMPFVQIKGRILSFEETEMGKRKKRIVAHFTDGHGICDIVWFNGTKYIYQNYQVNKEYIIFGKPTFFNGRFQFTHPDIDDASQLQLNDMGMQPFYVTTEKMKKAGITSRAVEKLTKMLISKLTEPLEETLPPFITTHLHLISRDAAMRKIHYPKSVDDTQRARVRLKFEELFYVQLNILRYASDHRRKYRGYIFNRIGAQFNWFYSHNLPFELTGAQKRVMHEIRADMASGRQMNRLLQGDVGSGKTLVALMSMLIAIDNGYQACMMAPTEILAEQHLQTIKEFLKGMNLRVELLTGIVKGKKRQEVLDGLIDGSINIVVGTHAIIEDKVQFQHLGMAVVDEQHRFGVEQRAKLWSKSENPPHVLVMTATPIPRTLAMTIYGDLDVSIIDELPPGRKPIQTIHKYDDQMASLYSGIRQQINLGRQVYIVYPLIKESERMDLKNLEDGFEAMQDIFPEFQLSKIHGKMKDKEKEAEMQKFVSGQTQIFVATTVIEVGVNVPNASVMVILDAQRFGLSQLHQLRGRVGRGAEQSYCILVTNHKLTKETRKRIDIMCDTNDGFEIAEADLKLRGPGDLEGTQQSGIAFDLKIADIARDGQIVQMAREEAQKIIDDDPTCQKIEYNMLWERLKALRKTNINWAAIS comes from the coding sequence ATGGATATACTATCGCAAGACATAATGTATTTACCAGGTGTGGGGCCACATCGTAAGGAGATTCTGGGCAAAGAACTTGGAATCCATACTTATCGTGACCTACTGGAATACTTCCCTTACAAATATGTTGACCGTACAAAGTTATATCTTATTTCAGAGCTTTCACAAGATATGCCGTTTGTGCAAATCAAAGGAAGAATCCTCAGTTTTGAGGAAACTGAGATGGGAAAACGTAAGAAACGTATCGTTGCACACTTCACCGATGGACATGGTATCTGTGATATCGTATGGTTTAATGGTACGAAGTATATCTATCAGAACTATCAAGTAAACAAGGAATATATTATCTTTGGCAAGCCTACCTTCTTTAATGGTAGGTTTCAGTTTACGCATCCTGACATTGATGATGCTTCTCAGTTGCAGCTCAATGACATGGGTATGCAACCCTTCTATGTCACAACAGAGAAGATGAAGAAGGCTGGTATCACTTCACGTGCTGTGGAGAAACTGACAAAGATGTTGATTAGTAAGCTTACTGAACCTTTAGAAGAGACACTCCCACCCTTCATTACAACCCATTTGCATCTCATCTCACGGGATGCTGCTATGCGCAAGATTCATTATCCAAAGTCGGTTGATGACACTCAGCGCGCCCGTGTACGTCTGAAGTTTGAAGAACTCTTCTACGTACAACTTAACATTCTTCGCTATGCCAGCGACCATCGTCGCAAATACCGAGGCTATATATTCAATAGGATTGGAGCACAGTTTAATTGGTTCTACTCCCATAACCTGCCTTTTGAACTTACTGGAGCGCAGAAAAGAGTGATGCATGAGATACGTGCAGACATGGCAAGCGGACGACAGATGAACCGTTTGTTACAGGGCGATGTAGGCTCAGGAAAGACCCTTGTAGCGCTGATGTCTATGCTTATTGCTATCGACAACGGCTATCAGGCTTGTATGATGGCACCTACGGAGATACTTGCAGAACAACATCTCCAGACGATTAAGGAATTTCTCAAGGGAATGAACTTGCGTGTAGAACTGTTGACGGGTATCGTGAAGGGCAAGAAACGACAAGAAGTATTAGATGGACTCATCGACGGTTCTATTAATATTGTTGTAGGAACGCACGCCATTATAGAGGATAAAGTGCAGTTCCAGCACCTCGGTATGGCTGTTGTCGACGAGCAACACCGCTTCGGTGTGGAGCAACGCGCTAAGCTATGGAGTAAGAGTGAGAATCCCCCACACGTATTGGTGATGACAGCTACGCCTATACCACGTACGCTTGCGATGACCATCTATGGCGACCTTGATGTCTCTATCATCGACGAGTTGCCACCAGGACGTAAGCCAATACAGACGATTCATAAGTATGATGACCAGATGGCGAGCCTTTATAGTGGTATAAGACAGCAGATCAACTTAGGGCGCCAAGTGTATATCGTCTATCCACTCATCAAGGAAAGCGAGCGTATGGACCTCAAAAACCTTGAGGATGGCTTTGAGGCTATGCAAGATATCTTTCCTGAATTCCAGCTAAGTAAGATTCATGGAAAGATGAAGGATAAGGAGAAAGAAGCCGAGATGCAGAAGTTTGTCAGTGGACAAACACAGATATTCGTTGCCACAACAGTGATAGAGGTAGGGGTCAACGTACCAAATGCCAGCGTAATGGTTATTCTCGATGCCCAGCGTTTTGGGCTTTCTCAACTCCATCAGCTGCGTGGTCGTGTTGGTCGTGGTGCTGAACAGAGTTATTGTATCCTTGTTACTAACCACAAACTAACCAAGGAAACCAGAAAACGTATTGATATTATGTGCGATACAAATGATGGTTTTGAAATTGCAGAAGCCGACCTTAAGTTGCGTGGACCTGGTGATCTGGAAGGTACACAGCAAAGTGGTATAGCCTTCGATCTTAAAATTGCCGATATAGCACGTGATGGACAGATTGTTCAAATGGCACGAGAAGAGGCACAAAAGATTATCGACGACGATCCAACATGTCAAAAAATAGAATATAACATGCTCTGGGAGAGACTTAAAGCGTTAAGAAAGACTAATATAAACTGGGCTGCTATTTCATAG
- a CDS encoding shikimate kinase codes for MTEHTEEYKPLRIILIGYMGAGKTTVGRALSKELNIPFYDLDWYIESRMRKTVKQIFDERGEEGFRMIEQSMLHEVAEFENVIISCGGGTPCFFDNMEYMNGQAETVYLKAETDVLYKHLLMGKSVRPLLLNKTADEVNLFIREQLKHRESFYTKAKHVLDVSLMDSYDKIQISVNQLCELLKLNKTNIQK; via the coding sequence ATGACAGAGCATACAGAAGAATATAAACCGCTTCGCATTATTCTCATTGGTTATATGGGTGCGGGCAAGACAACCGTAGGCAGAGCCTTGTCAAAGGAGTTGAACATTCCGTTCTACGACTTAGATTGGTACATAGAGAGCCGAATGCGTAAGACGGTGAAGCAAATCTTCGATGAAAGGGGAGAGGAAGGCTTCCGTATGATAGAGCAGTCAATGCTTCACGAAGTGGCTGAATTTGAGAATGTCATTATCTCTTGTGGGGGTGGAACTCCATGTTTCTTTGATAATATGGAGTATATGAATGGACAGGCTGAGACGGTTTATTTGAAAGCAGAGACTGATGTTCTGTACAAGCATCTGCTGATGGGGAAGTCGGTACGACCCCTCTTACTCAATAAGACAGCTGATGAAGTAAACCTGTTTATTCGCGAACAATTGAAGCATCGCGAATCTTTTTACACAAAGGCAAAGCACGTTCTTGACGTGAGTCTTATGGATAGTTACGACAAGATACAGATTTCGGTTAATCAACTTTGCGAGCTGTTAAAGTTGAATAAGACTAACATACAGAAATAA
- a CDS encoding NUDIX domain-containing protein — MHVLDKFRYCPVCGSKHFVEQNEKSKRCESCGFEYFLNPSSAVAAFILNEQGELLVTRRKFEPGRGTLDLPGGFCDIGETIGEALIREVKEETNLTVKEKRYFCSLPNKYRYSDFDVPTLDAFFVCKVEDETVLKAADDVEEAMWLPLSEVHTEQFGLRSIRQALYDFLQMESKNLKK; from the coding sequence ATGCACGTATTAGATAAATTTCGGTATTGCCCCGTATGTGGAAGTAAACACTTTGTTGAACAGAATGAAAAAAGCAAACGCTGCGAGAGCTGTGGCTTTGAGTATTTCTTAAATCCAAGTTCTGCAGTAGCAGCATTTATTCTGAATGAGCAAGGAGAACTGCTTGTTACACGTAGGAAATTTGAGCCCGGACGTGGAACATTGGACCTTCCTGGAGGTTTTTGTGATATTGGAGAGACGATAGGCGAGGCACTGATACGTGAGGTGAAAGAGGAAACCAACCTGACTGTCAAGGAAAAACGTTACTTCTGTTCACTTCCGAATAAGTATCGTTACAGCGATTTTGATGTTCCTACACTTGACGCCTTTTTTGTTTGTAAGGTGGAGGATGAGACTGTATTAAAGGCTGCTGACGATGTAGAAGAGGCAATGTGGCTCCCTTTGTCAGAGGTTCACACAGAGCAGTTTGGGCTCCGTTCTATCCGTCAGGCACTATATGATTTCCTGCAAATGGAGTCGAAAAACTTAAAAAAGTAG
- a CDS encoding anaerobic sulfatase-maturation protein, protein MNTIVPFSHPMYIMLKPAGSLCNLRCKYCYYLEKSKLYDDNKNHVITDALLEKFIKEYIEAQTTPQVLFTWHGGETLMRPISFYRRALELQRYYARGRQIDNSIQTNGILLNDEWCRFFKENNFLVGVSIDGPQEFHDEYRRNAMGKPSFHQVMKGIDLLNKHGVEWNALAVVNDFNADYPLDFYHFFKEIGCRYIQFTPIVERIVKRTDGLTLAPGMQEGGELTDFSVTAEQWGNFLCTIFDEWVHHDVGEYYIQLFDATLANWVGVAPGICTMAKECGHAGVMEYNGDVYSCDHFVYPEHKLGNLSQHTIYEMMNSDRQKDFSKMKYRLLPQQCKECKYQFACHGECPKNRFIRDCYGNPGLNYLCKGYYQFFEHVAPYMDFMKNELENQRPPANVMNQVFGK, encoded by the coding sequence ATGAATACCATTGTTCCCTTTAGTCATCCCATGTATATCATGCTTAAGCCAGCTGGTTCGCTTTGTAACCTGCGGTGTAAGTATTGTTATTACTTGGAGAAGAGCAAGCTATATGACGATAATAAGAATCATGTTATTACCGATGCGTTACTTGAGAAATTTATCAAGGAGTACATCGAGGCACAGACAACACCACAAGTCCTCTTCACATGGCATGGCGGTGAGACACTGATGCGTCCTATCTCGTTCTATCGTCGTGCGTTGGAACTGCAGCGTTATTACGCTCGTGGACGTCAGATAGACAATAGCATTCAGACAAATGGTATTCTACTAAACGATGAGTGGTGTCGTTTCTTCAAGGAAAATAACTTCCTTGTGGGTGTCTCTATTGACGGTCCACAAGAGTTCCATGACGAGTATCGCCGCAACGCAATGGGTAAACCTTCCTTCCATCAGGTGATGAAAGGCATAGACTTATTGAATAAGCATGGGGTTGAATGGAATGCACTCGCCGTTGTCAACGACTTTAATGCAGACTATCCGTTAGACTTTTATCACTTCTTCAAGGAGATTGGCTGCCGTTATATACAGTTTACACCTATCGTGGAGCGTATTGTTAAGCGTACAGATGGGCTGACCTTAGCACCAGGAATGCAGGAAGGTGGTGAGCTAACCGACTTCTCTGTCACGGCTGAACAATGGGGTAATTTCCTCTGTACTATCTTCGATGAGTGGGTACACCATGATGTAGGCGAATATTATATACAGCTTTTTGATGCCACTTTAGCGAATTGGGTTGGCGTTGCACCTGGTATTTGTACCATGGCTAAAGAGTGTGGTCATGCTGGCGTTATGGAGTATAATGGTGACGTCTATTCATGTGATCACTTCGTTTATCCAGAACATAAACTTGGCAACTTGTCGCAGCATACCATCTATGAGATGATGAATAGCGACCGACAGAAGGACTTTTCCAAGATGAAGTATAGACTTCTTCCACAACAGTGTAAGGAATGTAAGTATCAGTTTGCTTGCCATGGAGAGTGCCCGAAGAATCGTTTTATTCGCGATTGTTACGGAAATCCTGGACTTAACTATCTCTGCAAGGGGTATTATCAGTTCTTCGAGCATGTAGCGCCTTATATGGACTTTATGAAGAACGAGTTGGAGAATCAGCGCCCACCTGCTAATGTAATGAATCAAGTGTTCGGAAAGTAA